One window of the Triticum dicoccoides isolate Atlit2015 ecotype Zavitan chromosome 3B, WEW_v2.0, whole genome shotgun sequence genome contains the following:
- the LOC119277280 gene encoding metacaspase-4-like, producing MGRKLALLVGINYPGTKAELKGCHNDVDRMHKCLVDRFGFDEENITVLLDRGSSGPQPTGANIRHALAKLVGDARRGDFLFFHYSGHGTRLPAETGQDDDTGYDECIVPSDMNLITDQDFRDLVQKVPDGCIFTIVSDSCHSGGLLDKAKEQIGNSTRQNQTQSREPEEERSHSGSGFRSFLKETVRDAFESHSRHGGEDQDEQPTGDGLTKNRSLPLSTLIEMLKEQTGKDDIEEGSIRLTLFNVFGDDASPKIKKFMKVMLDKFHEGGSGEQGGVMGMVGSLAHQFLKAKLEGNEEETFKPAIEQDMGSAEEAYAGTKSWAPNNGILISGCQTSQTSADATIPGGTSFGAMSNAIQAILASDDGKITNKDLVMKARAALSKQGYTQQPGLYCSDEHVHVAFIC from the exons ATGGGCCGCAAGCTCGCGCTCCTGGTGGGCATCAACTACCCCGGCACCAAGGCCGAGCTCAAGGGATGCCACAACGACGTTGACCGCATGCACAAGTGCCTCGTCGACCGGTTCGGCTTCGACGAGGAGAACATCACCGTCCTCCTCGACCGCGGCTCCTCCGGGCCGCAGCCCACCGGCGCCAACATCCGCCACGCGTTGGCCAAGCTCGTCGGGGACGCGCGCCGTGgggacttcctcttcttccactacaGCGGCCACGGCACGCGGCTGCCGGCCGAGACCGGGCAGGACGACGATACCGGGTACGACGAGTGCATCGTGCCCAGCGACATGAATCTCATAACAG ATCAAGATTTCAGAGATCTGGTGCAGAAGGTCCCGGATGGTTGCATATTTACCATCGTCTCCGACTCATGCCACAGTGGTGGCCTACTGGACAAGGCAAAGGAACAGATAGGCAATAGCACCAGGCAGAATCAGACCCAGTCTCGTGAACCCGAAGAAGAGCGATCTCATTCTGGCAGCGGGTTCCGGTCCTTCCTCAAAGAGACCGTTCGTGACGCGTTTGAGTCTCATAGCCGCCACGGAGGTGAGGACCAGGATGAGCAACCAACTGGGGATGGTCTCACTAAAAATCGCTCGCTGCCACTCTCAACACTTATTGAGATGCTCAAGGAGCAAACTGGGAAGGATGACATTGAGGAGGGCTCAATCCGGCTGACTCTGTTTAACGTCTTCGGGGACGATGCCAGCCCAAAGATCAAGAAGTTCATGAAAGTCATGCTTGATAAGTTCCATGAAGGTGGATCAGGTGAGCAGGGCGGTGTCATGGGCATGGTTGGTTCGCTAGCTCACCAGTTCCTGAAGGCTAAGCTTGAAGGCAACGAGGAAGAGACTTTCAAGCCAGCGATAGAACAAGATATGGGCAGTGCTGAAGAGGCGTATGCCGGGACTAAGTCATGGGCGCCTAACAACGGCATCCTCATCAGTGGGTGCCAAACCAGCCAGACATCAGCAGATGCAACCATACCGGGGGGTACGTCCTTTGGCGCGATGAGCAATGCAATCCAGGCCATTCTTGCGAGCGATGATGGGAAGATAACAAACAAGGATCTCGTTATGAAAGCACGCGCGGCACTGTCCAAGCAAGGATACACTCAGCAGCCTGGCCTCTACTGCAGTGATGAGCATGTTCATGTGGCTTTCATCTGCTGA